GAGACGTATTCTAGTCAAAAGTTTTGCTAACATTTTTTACCTACACCAGCCGCTATAGTAGCGCTGCGGCCCCCGATGAGCGCTCagtctaaaaacaaacaaaaataccatTACAGTACACAAACCACTTAAATTAAtgccatttttatctttctttacagAGAAGAATTAAAATGCAAGTTATTGTCGTCGCCCTTTGGGCCTTGCTGCATGTGACATCTGCTTACAGTGAGTGacctgacttttatttttttatttgattaatcttTCGTATTGTTTTGTCTTAAAGATGATGCCATTGagatcctccctctctctctctctctctctctctctctctctctctctctctaggactaTGAATATAAATTACCTTGCTTTAGAACGTTTAGTTTTCACTGTACTGATAGTTGCATTGAGTAGTGTCCTGTTCATCACCAGTAGCGGAAAGAACATATCAACATTAAACAAAGGAGCAAGCGTAGGAAAAATGAATGCAAGTGAAAAGGCACTAAATTTCCTAGTCGTTTATTCTTCTTGGCCTTAGGCAGCAAACGCCACAACTATGGCAGGCATTAAATGTGAAACGGTGATTAAGAAAATCGATTTTTGAGATGTGCCTCTTGAATGATGGTGGACCTGCATCTGATACacagagaatattaaaaattgtaatcaaaCAAGTTCATGACTTCAGAAATCaaaaggttgggggggggaaTAACTAAGATGATTTGTCTGCTCCATTGTTGTAGAAAGTAGGGGAAAAGTAGTGAAGATGCTATTTTCGAGAATGCCGTATTTACTATtggaaaaagaagatgaaaatcaaatattaaatttaacttaAGTGGCTACCAATTACGGAAGAGAACGTTTTAGTTAGGCTGTATCAAATCATTGCATGTAACTGTTACAAAATTTGTTGgatttttctagatttttaagattttaaacacCAGCACCACATGCTTAGACTTCTGACGctcatattttactgttttacaGGCGTCACGGGCTACATTCCAGATCCTCAATCTTTGTTACGGGCAAAGCGTTCAGCACCAACCTGTAACAAAGAGGTTATTGAGAACCTCGCCAAAAATGCAGCACAAACTTGTTCCCAAGTTGAGGCTGTTGACAAATACATCGCCAGTGTCCAGGCGAAAGGAGCACTGCCAGTACCTTCCTTTGCTGATCGCCATGGGTTCAAAGTAATTCTCAATCAATACAACGTGGATTTAGGAACGGCAAAGGACCACTGCCAACCGTGGAGGAGCGGTGACAATGTAGTGGGTTCGTTAAAAGAAACCGTTGTAGCTGCTCAGGGATTCGAACCTAAGTTTAATGAGGAACTTGTGAAAAATCAAGCCAGGATTAAAAATCTACTCGAAAATCACGAGGACATCGCAACCTTTGAGTCTAAGATTGCCTCTTTGCAAAAGGAAATAGATGAGGCTAAAGCAGCTCTCCAACTCACAAATGATTCAACAGTGACTACACATTTAGAAAGtgtcattaaaaacaaagaggaagaaatcaataccacaaTGACAGGACACAACATCGCCCAGGGAAGACGGGAACTAGCAGAACTAATTAGTTACTTAGAATTCGTAAAAACAGGAGCTAGTGAAGTCGAAACTAAGGCTAGTGCTTCAAATACCAAACTCACTCAGTTTAGAGAAAATATCGTAAGAGATTCCACTGCTTTTAACAGGCACCGTACTAACGCCCAAGAGGGAATTACTAAGCTACAACAGGAaaagcataataacaataatgaaatcagTCAAAATAGCCAAAGCATTAACGACCTGAGAGCAAAGATCACCGAAGAGAACAACCAGATTGCTTCCCTCAATGCTCAGATCGAGAGTGCTAACCGGGAGATCAG
This genomic stretch from Macrobrachium rosenbergii isolate ZJJX-2024 chromosome 6, ASM4041242v1, whole genome shotgun sequence harbors:
- the LOC136839355 gene encoding putative leucine-rich repeat-containing protein DDB_G0290503, whose translation is MRRIKMQVIVVALWALLHVTSAYSVTGYIPDPQSLLRAKRSAPTCNKEVIENLAKNAAQTCSQVEAVDKYIASVQAKGALPVPSFADRHGFKVILNQYNVDLGTAKDHCQPWRSGDNVVGSLKETVVAAQGFEPKFNEELVKNQARIKNLLENHEDIATFESKIASLQKEIDEAKAALQLTNDSTVTTHLESVIKNKEEEINTTMTGHNIAQGRRELAELISYLEFVKTGASEVETKASASNTKLTQFRENIVRDSTAFNRHRTNAQEGITKLQQEKHNNNNEISQNSQSINDLRAKITEENNQIASLNAQIESANREIREIEDRINRNLSKTKKRRRFGSIFRFVPVVGWTIGNQFYKDAKEREERLKNEKRHFVDENARTVQNLRDHIATRTQDIANHEGRIAALQAKSHELEQELTHFAQLDGDLQSLEAEVNAILPSLANAVAEMGKMKSTFEAIQLSLGSAIEKAKEAKTEAEIQNMKYFIYNEIDDLKCEWESAKDKIALVGQCS